Proteins co-encoded in one Flavobacterium sp. M31R6 genomic window:
- a CDS encoding tetratricopeptide repeat protein, whose protein sequence is MATYSKRGYKTPKEKEVKDDAVENVLIDEKDSATAEVFSKLDETASKTEDWVAKNQKIIIGVVGAITLVTVGYFAYQKFIANPKEDDAANEMFVAQSNFEKATNGVASDSLYKLALNGSEGKFGFVKIADEYSGTAAGNLANYYAGIAYLNTGKYDEAITYLGKFSSNDLMLSALAKGAIGDAYSQKNQPKEALENYIKAVEASKNDFTTPRFLMKAGKVALALGNKADALKYFTDIKENYENAPEAATVDGLIGLAQ, encoded by the coding sequence ATGGCTACTTACAGTAAAAGAGGATATAAAACACCAAAAGAAAAGGAAGTAAAAGACGATGCAGTTGAAAATGTATTGATTGACGAAAAAGACAGCGCTACGGCTGAGGTTTTTTCGAAATTAGACGAAACAGCTTCTAAAACAGAAGACTGGGTTGCTAAGAATCAAAAAATTATAATTGGGGTTGTTGGTGCTATTACATTGGTAACTGTTGGATATTTTGCTTATCAAAAATTTATCGCTAATCCTAAAGAGGACGATGCTGCCAACGAAATGTTTGTTGCTCAATCTAACTTTGAAAAAGCGACTAACGGTGTTGCAAGTGATTCATTGTACAAATTGGCATTGAACGGGTCTGAAGGTAAATTTGGATTTGTAAAAATCGCTGATGAATATTCTGGAACAGCTGCTGGAAACTTGGCTAACTATTATGCTGGAATTGCTTACTTGAATACAGGTAAATATGATGAAGCGATTACTTATTTAGGTAAATTCAGTTCAAATGATTTGATGTTGAGTGCTTTGGCAAAAGGAGCAATCGGAGATGCTTACTCTCAAAAAAATCAACCAAAAGAAGCTTTGGAAAACTATATTAAAGCAGTTGAAGCTAGCAAAAATGACTTCACTACTCCACGTTTCTTGATGAAAGCAGGTAAAGTTGCTTTGGCATTAGGAAATAAAGCGGATGCTTTGAAATACTTCACTGATATTAAAGAAAACTACGAAAACGCACCTGAAGCTGCAACAGTGGATGGTTTGATAGGTTTAGCACAATAA
- a CDS encoding DNA replication/repair protein RecF, with amino-acid sequence MYLKKISLFNYKNFSEANFEFDSKINCFVGKNGIGKTNVLDAIYHLSYGKSYFNPLAVQNIKHGEEFFVIDAEFEKNERTEQIVCSLKKGQKKILKRNGKAYDKFSDHIGFIPLVIISPADRDLIVEGSETRRKFMDSVISQLDPHYLQQLIQYQKVMSQRNALLKYFALNHTYDNDTLSIYNEQLTEFGQSIFEKRKAFIAEFIPIFNFHHHNITGSQESVQLIYESHLFENDLLTLLQQSINKDRMLQYTSTGIHKDDLSFEIDNYPIKKFGSQGQQKSFLIALKLAQFEFLKKQSGVKPILLFDDIFDKLDENRVSKIIEMVNNDTFGQLFISDTHPERTEVIVKSTLQSYTIFNL; translated from the coding sequence ATGTATTTAAAAAAAATATCGTTATTCAATTACAAAAACTTTTCCGAAGCCAATTTCGAATTTGACAGCAAAATAAATTGTTTTGTTGGCAAAAACGGCATCGGAAAAACCAATGTACTGGATGCCATCTATCATTTGTCGTATGGAAAAAGTTATTTCAATCCTTTAGCAGTTCAAAACATCAAACACGGCGAAGAGTTTTTTGTAATTGACGCCGAATTTGAAAAGAACGAAAGAACCGAACAAATTGTCTGCAGTCTCAAAAAAGGCCAAAAAAAAATACTCAAACGCAACGGAAAAGCCTACGATAAATTCTCAGACCACATCGGGTTCATTCCGTTGGTCATTATTTCGCCAGCCGACAGAGATTTAATTGTAGAAGGAAGCGAAACCCGAAGAAAGTTTATGGACAGCGTGATTTCCCAATTGGATCCACACTATCTGCAGCAACTCATCCAATATCAAAAAGTAATGAGTCAGCGCAATGCTTTGCTGAAGTATTTTGCACTGAACCATACTTATGACAACGATACCTTATCAATATATAATGAACAGCTAACCGAATTTGGCCAATCCATTTTCGAAAAAAGAAAAGCTTTCATCGCTGAGTTCATTCCTATTTTCAACTTTCATCATCACAACATAACAGGTTCGCAGGAATCGGTACAATTGATTTATGAAAGCCATTTATTCGAAAATGATTTACTGACGCTCTTACAGCAAAGCATCAACAAAGACCGAATGCTGCAATACACCAGCACGGGAATTCATAAAGACGACCTCTCTTTTGAAATCGACAATTATCCAATCAAGAAATTTGGTTCACAAGGACAGCAAAAATCATTTTTGATTGCCTTAAAACTTGCACAATTTGAATTCCTAAAAAAACAAAGTGGTGTAAAACCCATTCTGCTTTTTGACGATATCTTCGATAAATTAGACGAAAATCGAGTGTCTAAAATCATCGAAATGGTCAACAACGACACCTTTGGACAACTTTTTATATCAGACACACATCCCGAACGCACAGAAGTAATCGTAAAATCGACGCTTCAGAGTTATACTATTTTCAATTTGTAA
- a CDS encoding thioredoxin domain-containing protein, whose translation MKINHLYLFVICFLVFSCNAQTSPAVKTVDVASYSEKIKATPNAQILDVRTPEEYATGHIENSDNVNWLSDSFVLRTDKYDKTKPVFVYCKSGGRSIKASEKLAELGFTTVYNLDGGMLKWEAAGLAKPDTKIIGVCPQEYAELLKSDKKVLVNFYAPWCAPCKKMEPYILKMQKEMADKVVVIRLNADENKTIMQELKISELPTLVLYENKVIKWQKSGFVSEEDLKNQLQ comes from the coding sequence ATGAAAATTAATCACCTATATTTATTCGTTATCTGTTTTCTGGTATTTTCCTGCAACGCACAAACATCACCAGCCGTCAAAACCGTTGATGTCGCTTCGTATTCAGAAAAAATAAAAGCAACTCCTAATGCCCAAATCCTAGATGTTCGCACACCCGAGGAATATGCAACGGGACATATCGAAAACTCAGACAATGTAAACTGGCTTAGTGATAGTTTTGTTTTAAGAACAGACAAATACGACAAAACAAAACCCGTTTTTGTATATTGCAAAAGTGGAGGGAGAAGCATCAAAGCATCCGAAAAATTAGCCGAATTGGGCTTTACAACTGTATACAATCTTGATGGAGGAATGCTCAAATGGGAGGCTGCAGGATTAGCAAAACCGGACACAAAAATCATTGGTGTTTGCCCTCAGGAATATGCGGAATTATTAAAATCCGACAAGAAAGTGTTAGTGAATTTTTACGCACCTTGGTGTGCTCCCTGCAAAAAAATGGAGCCTTATATCCTAAAAATGCAAAAAGAAATGGCAGACAAAGTTGTTGTCATACGACTAAATGCCGACGAAAATAAAACTATTATGCAAGAATTGAAAATCAGTGAACTTCCTACGTTAGTATTGTATGAAAATAAAGTAATCAAATGGCAAAAATCAGGATTCGTTAGTGAAGAAGATTTAAAAAACCAATTGCAATAA
- a CDS encoding DUF2461 domain-containing protein, which yields MLSKDTLQFLEDLKANNNRDWFLENKKRYEAVKKDYHQLVASFLDTLKPLDPSLEMLEVKNCTFRINRDVRFAKDKSPYKTNLGVWISAGAKNAEASGYYLHIENGKCFVGGGLYCPQPDQLQKIRKEIHFFYDDLQEILSDKKFKSIYQNLNRDENSTLKNPPKGYDKEDPAIEFLKLKSFTATQPFDTKLVTQKDFVSIMTEKMLVLKPFNNFIDRALYSE from the coding sequence ATGCTCTCAAAAGACACTTTACAATTTCTCGAAGATTTAAAAGCCAACAACAATCGTGATTGGTTCCTTGAAAACAAAAAACGCTATGAAGCCGTAAAGAAAGATTACCATCAATTGGTCGCTTCTTTTCTTGACACACTAAAACCACTTGACCCTTCATTGGAAATGTTGGAAGTCAAAAACTGCACCTTTAGAATCAACAGGGACGTCAGGTTTGCCAAAGACAAATCTCCCTACAAAACGAATTTAGGTGTTTGGATATCCGCAGGAGCCAAAAATGCAGAAGCCTCAGGATATTATCTACATATAGAAAATGGAAAATGCTTTGTAGGCGGTGGATTGTATTGCCCACAGCCTGACCAACTCCAAAAAATCAGAAAAGAAATTCACTTTTTCTATGATGATTTACAGGAAATTTTAAGTGACAAAAAGTTTAAATCCATTTATCAAAATCTGAACAGGGACGAGAATTCGACCTTAAAAAATCCGCCAAAAGGCTACGATAAAGAAGATCCAGCCATTGAATTTTTGAAATTGAAAAGCTTTACAGCCACTCAACCTTTCGATACAAAACTGGTTACTCAAAAAGATTTCGTGTCCATAATGACAGAAAAAATGCTAGTATTGAAACCTTTCAATAATTTTATCGACAGAGCTTTATATTCAGAATAA
- the murB gene encoding UDP-N-acetylmuramate dehydrogenase, whose amino-acid sequence MEILNNFSLKNYNTFGIEAKAEQFVAVHSVSELKCILEQNKNQKKFVLGGGSNMLLTKNIEALVIHIDLKGKKILKEDADYVWVESQAGENWHQFVLWAIDQNFGGLENMSLIPGNVGTTPVQNIGAYGTEIKDTFVSCDAINIENQEIRTFTKEECNFGYRESVFKNEVKDQYIITSVVFKLTKQNHKINTSYGDITAELAKNNITTPGLKDVSNAVIAIRKSKLPDPAELGNSGSFFKNPILLKTDFEKIHQNFPEMRFFDISETEVKVPAGWLIEQAGLKGKRFGDAGVHKNQALVLVNYGGATGQEILDVSKTVQDTVFNTFGIHIEAEVNII is encoded by the coding sequence ATGGAGATTTTAAATAATTTTTCTTTAAAAAACTACAATACATTTGGCATTGAAGCCAAAGCCGAACAATTTGTTGCCGTTCACAGCGTATCTGAATTGAAATGCATTTTGGAACAAAACAAAAACCAAAAGAAATTCGTTCTTGGAGGAGGAAGCAATATGCTTTTGACAAAAAATATCGAAGCTCTAGTGATCCATATTGACTTAAAAGGAAAAAAAATACTGAAAGAAGATGCCGATTATGTTTGGGTAGAAAGTCAAGCAGGTGAAAATTGGCATCAATTTGTGCTTTGGGCAATAGATCAAAACTTTGGCGGGCTCGAAAACATGTCTCTCATTCCGGGCAATGTTGGCACAACGCCAGTACAAAACATTGGTGCTTATGGCACTGAAATCAAAGATACTTTTGTTTCCTGCGACGCGATAAATATCGAAAATCAGGAAATAAGAACTTTCACTAAGGAAGAATGTAATTTTGGATACCGGGAAAGTGTTTTCAAAAACGAGGTAAAAGACCAATACATCATTACTTCTGTAGTTTTCAAACTCACGAAACAAAATCATAAAATAAATACTTCGTACGGAGATATCACCGCCGAATTAGCAAAAAACAATATTACAACTCCTGGCTTAAAAGACGTGAGCAATGCGGTAATAGCCATTAGAAAAAGTAAATTACCTGATCCTGCCGAATTAGGAAACAGTGGCAGTTTTTTCAAAAACCCAATACTTTTAAAAACTGATTTTGAGAAAATCCATCAAAATTTTCCAGAAATGAGATTCTTTGATATTTCAGAAACAGAAGTTAAAGTCCCTGCAGGTTGGTTGATTGAACAAGCCGGTTTGAAAGGAAAACGTTTTGGAGATGCCGGAGTCCATAAAAATCAAGCATTAGTTTTAGTGAATTACGGAGGAGCAACAGGACAAGAAATTTTGGATGTTTCCAAAACTGTCCAAGACACTGTTTTCAATACATTTGGCATACACATTGAAGCCGAAGTTAATATAATATAG
- a CDS encoding FMN-binding negative transcriptional regulator, protein MYIPDLYKNEDKEAIRTFLKANAFGILINQTNGKLWATHIPLELEINIAGEEVLMGHISKENPQWTAFESDNQVLAVFTGPHSYISPSWYDHENVPTWNYTAVHVYGKIKIIEGDAVINSLTKLVDKYEQNSKCPVRVADLSKKTMMQTRGIVAFEIKIEEIQAQNKMSQNRDDKNYSNIISELEKTENPQSMAVAKEMAKYRK, encoded by the coding sequence ATGTACATTCCTGATTTATATAAAAATGAAGATAAAGAAGCCATCAGAACCTTTCTAAAAGCAAATGCTTTTGGTATTCTAATCAATCAAACCAATGGAAAATTATGGGCAACCCATATTCCATTGGAACTGGAAATCAATATAGCAGGAGAAGAAGTTTTAATGGGACATATATCAAAAGAGAACCCGCAGTGGACAGCATTTGAATCGGATAACCAGGTTTTGGCTGTATTTACAGGGCCTCACTCCTATATTTCTCCATCTTGGTACGATCATGAGAATGTTCCCACTTGGAATTACACAGCAGTTCATGTTTATGGAAAGATAAAAATCATTGAAGGAGATGCCGTTATTAATTCATTGACCAAATTAGTGGACAAATACGAACAAAACTCCAAATGTCCCGTTCGAGTCGCTGATTTATCAAAGAAAACGATGATGCAGACCCGTGGAATTGTAGCTTTTGAAATTAAAATAGAAGAAATACAAGCGCAAAATAAAATGTCACAAAACCGAGATGACAAAAATTATTCGAATATTATTTCCGAATTAGAAAAAACAGAAAACCCTCAATCTATGGCTGTAGCAAAAGAAATGGCTAAATATAGAAAGTAA
- a CDS encoding glycosyltransferase produces MLTFTLYFFIAIVVIQLFYYLIVFGKFSFARAQEIEAKNIPISVIVCAKNEEENVIKYVPLLAEQNYPDFEIVLIDDASRDNTLEIFEEFEKQYPNIRLVKVKNNEAFWGNKKYALTLGIKAAKKEYLLFTDADCYPTSKDWITAMSSQFTKQRTIVLGYGGYEKIANSFLNKIIRYETLLTATQYFSWAKMGKPYMGVGRNLAYKKEEFFNVNGFIDHIQVRSGDDDLFINQAADSDNTTIAYSPESFTYSAPKTTFKDWFTQKRRHVATAKHYKAFDKIQLGVFFSSQLLFLLLPIVLLAFQFQWILVLSLIGSRYLITWIVIGFAAGKLKEKDVMYWYPIIEIILIFTQINIFITNIFSKPANWK; encoded by the coding sequence ATGCTAACCTTTACTTTATATTTTTTTATTGCAATAGTTGTCATTCAACTTTTTTACTATCTAATTGTTTTTGGTAAATTTTCTTTTGCCAGAGCACAGGAAATTGAAGCCAAAAACATTCCAATTTCTGTAATTGTTTGTGCCAAAAACGAAGAAGAAAACGTTATTAAATACGTCCCTTTATTGGCTGAACAAAATTATCCAGATTTTGAAATCGTTTTGATTGATGATGCTTCCAGAGATAATACTTTAGAGATTTTTGAAGAATTTGAGAAACAATACCCTAATATTCGCTTGGTTAAAGTAAAAAATAACGAGGCTTTTTGGGGAAATAAAAAATATGCTTTAACGCTAGGTATCAAAGCCGCAAAAAAAGAATATCTGTTATTTACTGATGCTGATTGTTACCCTACTTCCAAAGATTGGATAACAGCTATGAGCTCCCAGTTTACAAAACAAAGAACCATTGTTTTAGGTTATGGAGGTTATGAAAAAATAGCCAATTCTTTTTTGAACAAAATAATCCGATACGAAACTTTACTTACCGCCACGCAATATTTTTCTTGGGCAAAAATGGGTAAGCCTTATATGGGCGTGGGTCGTAATTTAGCCTACAAAAAAGAAGAATTTTTCAATGTAAACGGCTTTATCGATCATATCCAAGTACGCTCTGGAGATGATGATTTATTCATCAATCAAGCAGCAGATTCAGACAATACAACAATTGCTTATTCTCCCGAAAGCTTCACGTATTCAGCTCCAAAAACCACTTTTAAAGATTGGTTTACTCAAAAAAGGAGACATGTTGCCACTGCCAAACATTACAAAGCATTTGACAAAATACAACTAGGGGTTTTCTTCAGCTCCCAATTGTTGTTTCTGTTATTACCGATAGTCTTGTTAGCTTTTCAGTTTCAATGGATATTGGTATTAAGCCTTATTGGTTCTCGATATTTAATTACTTGGATTGTTATTGGATTTGCCGCAGGAAAATTAAAAGAAAAAGATGTGATGTATTGGTATCCTATTATAGAAATTATACTTATATTCACTCAAATTAATATCTTTATAACCAATATCTTCTCAAAACCTGCGAATTGGAAATAA
- a CDS encoding RNA polymerase sigma factor, translating to MEISKQIEKAKKGNQVAFTFLLDYYWNEVYGFMLKRTENETTAEDITIETFSKAFDKIATYNSEFQFNTWLISIAKNVHIDLIRKKKSSLFIEITDEQDQTAYNVADTTPSAEDVLITEQNLSQLLQFIKELKPHYQEVIQLRYFQEMSYQEIANKIDEPLSNVKIKLLRAKKLLSEIIQNRR from the coding sequence TTGGAAATAAGCAAACAAATAGAAAAAGCGAAAAAAGGAAATCAAGTTGCCTTTACTTTTCTATTGGATTACTATTGGAATGAGGTGTACGGTTTCATGCTAAAACGCACTGAAAACGAAACCACGGCGGAAGATATTACCATTGAAACTTTTTCTAAGGCATTTGACAAAATAGCCACATACAACTCGGAATTTCAATTCAATACTTGGTTGATTTCGATTGCCAAGAATGTTCATATCGATTTAATCCGCAAAAAAAAATCAAGCCTTTTTATTGAAATTACAGATGAGCAAGACCAAACGGCCTATAATGTAGCCGACACTACTCCATCAGCTGAAGACGTTTTAATTACCGAACAAAATCTTTCGCAACTATTACAATTCATCAAAGAATTGAAACCTCATTATCAGGAAGTGATTCAGCTACGTTATTTTCAGGAAATGAGTTACCAGGAAATCGCCAATAAAATAGACGAGCCACTAAGCAATGTAAAGATCAAATTACTTCGTGCCAAAAAATTACTTTCTGAAATTATCCAAAACAGAAGATAA
- a CDS encoding energy transducer TonB — MSKSNIFETSWINLVFENRNKEYGAYHLRQENTKTSFFALFMGVSLLTAAISIPMVYNYLNPEHRIPSLVPDLPPVVVADFTPYVPPQAKVEEPMPQAKKPITQNTNTDAQLINPQIVHPDAATPKDIASNIDLKTNPSDNTSGVAGSGVGTTPSTGTAVASSPGITENTILTSNMVDKMPEFPGGIKKFYTYVGNNFEKPEIDSENAIRVSVSFVIEKDGSMTDIKVLKDPGYGLGAEAIRVLKSLKTKWSPGMFEGKAVRTSYNLPITIQPN; from the coding sequence ATGTCTAAATCAAACATCTTCGAAACTAGCTGGATTAACCTTGTATTCGAAAACAGAAACAAAGAGTATGGCGCGTATCATTTACGCCAAGAAAACACCAAGACATCCTTTTTTGCGCTCTTTATGGGAGTATCACTTTTGACTGCGGCCATTAGTATACCAATGGTTTATAATTATCTAAATCCGGAACATCGGATTCCATCATTAGTCCCAGACTTACCTCCAGTTGTAGTCGCGGATTTCACCCCTTATGTACCGCCTCAAGCAAAAGTTGAAGAACCTATGCCTCAAGCTAAAAAACCAATTACACAGAACACCAACACCGATGCACAACTTATAAATCCACAAATCGTTCATCCTGATGCAGCAACCCCAAAGGATATTGCATCCAACATCGATCTAAAAACCAATCCTAGCGATAACACATCGGGAGTAGCTGGTTCAGGAGTAGGAACAACCCCTTCAACAGGCACAGCTGTTGCAAGCAGCCCCGGCATTACTGAGAACACGATCCTAACAAGCAATATGGTTGATAAAATGCCCGAATTTCCGGGCGGAATCAAAAAGTTCTACACTTATGTGGGTAATAATTTTGAAAAACCCGAAATAGACAGCGAAAACGCAATCCGAGTAAGTGTTTCTTTTGTTATTGAAAAAGACGGAAGCATGACAGACATAAAAGTTTTAAAAGACCCCGGTTATGGCCTTGGAGCTGAAGCCATTCGTGTTTTAAAATCTTTAAAAACCAAATGGTCACCAGGCATGTTTGAAGGCAAAGCAGTTAGAACTTCTTATAATTTACCTATCACAATTCAACCAAATTAA
- a CDS encoding M48 family metalloprotease — MNRKSLLLGAFSILFGLSAAQAQINFGERALSAVQKGMTGFTFTDADAAALSKPAVDKMDAENKVAGPTDPYAIRLAKVFGKYTKGEFYTLNYKVYLTKDVNAFATADGSVRVFSGLMDVMDDNELIAVIGHEIGHVNNHDSRDAMKALYQKEALIDAAASQSTKVAAVTDSQLAKIGSAMIDSKYSRKQESEADLFAYEFMKKNGYDVNAEESAFRILAKMSEGAQSSFIDQMMSSHPDSNLRADEAKARAEKDGLYKPYVKKPAVTTPVKKTTTTKKKTTTKKK, encoded by the coding sequence ATGAATAGAAAATCATTATTATTGGGTGCTTTTTCAATATTGTTTGGGTTGTCTGCAGCCCAAGCACAAATTAATTTTGGAGAGAGAGCATTGAGTGCTGTTCAAAAAGGAATGACAGGATTTACTTTTACCGATGCGGATGCTGCCGCATTGTCAAAACCGGCCGTTGACAAAATGGATGCCGAAAACAAAGTGGCAGGACCGACTGATCCTTATGCTATCCGTTTGGCTAAAGTTTTTGGAAAATATACAAAAGGGGAGTTTTATACGTTGAATTATAAAGTGTACCTTACTAAGGACGTCAATGCTTTTGCAACGGCTGATGGCAGTGTACGTGTTTTTTCAGGTTTGATGGATGTAATGGATGACAACGAATTAATAGCGGTAATTGGTCATGAAATCGGACATGTTAATAACCATGATTCCAGAGATGCTATGAAAGCTTTGTATCAAAAAGAAGCTTTGATTGATGCTGCAGCTTCTCAATCTACTAAAGTTGCTGCTGTTACAGATAGCCAACTGGCTAAAATTGGTAGTGCAATGATTGATAGTAAATACAGCCGTAAGCAAGAATCTGAAGCCGATTTGTTTGCGTATGAATTTATGAAAAAAAATGGGTACGATGTAAATGCTGAGGAATCTGCTTTTAGAATATTAGCAAAAATGAGTGAAGGTGCTCAAAGTTCGTTTATAGATCAAATGATGAGCTCACATCCTGATTCCAATTTAAGAGCGGATGAAGCCAAAGCTAGGGCTGAAAAGGATGGTTTGTATAAGCCTTATGTGAAAAAGCCAGCAGTGACAACTCCTGTAAAGAAAACTACAACGACAAAAAAGAAGACCACAACTAAAAAGAAATAA
- the lipA gene encoding lipoyl synthase, with the protein METVLDNTLPVGTRGGAESSVAKPKWLKVKLPIGQKYTELRGLVDKYSLNTICTSGSCPNMGECWGEGTATFMILGNVCTRSCGFCGVKTGRPETVDWDEPEKVARSIKIMNIKHAVITSVDRDDLKDGGSIIWIETVKAIRRMNPNTTLETLIPDFQGIERNIDRIVEANPEVVSHNVETVRRLTREVRIQAKYDRSLEVLRYLKEKGINRTKSGIMLGLGEQEEEVFQTMRDLRAANVDIVTIGQYLQPSKKHLPVKEFITPDQFEKYEKYGLELGFRHVESGPLVRSSYKAQKHIL; encoded by the coding sequence ATGGAAACTGTTTTAGATAATACATTACCCGTTGGAACTCGAGGCGGAGCCGAATCGAGCGTAGCTAAACCAAAATGGTTGAAGGTAAAACTTCCAATAGGACAAAAATACACTGAGCTTCGCGGTTTGGTAGATAAATATAGCCTAAATACAATTTGTACTTCCGGAAGCTGCCCAAATATGGGTGAATGCTGGGGAGAAGGAACTGCAACATTTATGATTTTAGGAAATGTATGTACGCGTTCTTGTGGTTTTTGCGGTGTAAAAACCGGAAGACCGGAAACCGTAGATTGGGATGAACCTGAAAAAGTTGCTCGTTCTATAAAAATCATGAATATTAAACATGCAGTAATCACAAGTGTTGATAGAGATGATTTGAAAGATGGCGGTTCAATTATATGGATTGAAACTGTAAAAGCCATTCGCAGAATGAATCCAAACACAACGCTAGAAACATTAATTCCTGATTTCCAAGGGATCGAAAGAAACATTGACCGTATCGTAGAAGCCAATCCTGAAGTGGTTTCACATAACGTGGAAACCGTTAGAAGACTAACTCGCGAAGTACGTATACAGGCCAAATACGACCGAAGTCTCGAAGTTTTGAGATACCTAAAAGAAAAAGGAATCAACCGAACTAAGTCTGGAATTATGCTGGGTCTTGGCGAACAAGAAGAAGAAGTTTTTCAAACTATGCGTGATTTACGTGCAGCCAATGTTGACATTGTTACTATTGGTCAATATTTACAACCTAGTAAAAAACATCTTCCCGTAAAAGAATTCATAACACCAGATCAATTCGAGAAATATGAAAAATACGGTTTGGAGTTAGGATTCCGCCATGTAGAAAGTGGTCCATTGGTTAGATCTTCTTACAAGGCACAAAAACATATTTTATAA
- the gap gene encoding type I glyceraldehyde-3-phosphate dehydrogenase translates to MKTRIAINGFGRIGRNLFRLLLNHPTIEVVAINDIADKKTMAHLVKYDSIHGVLPVAVSHDEKGIVVDGKHFLFFHEKSIPNLDWKSINIDFVVESTGKYKTFEEINAHILAGAKRVILSAPSEVDNIKTVVLGVNESILDGTETIISNASCTTNNAAPMIKVIEELCGIEQAYITTIHSFTTDQSLHDQPHKDLRRARGASQSIVPTTTGAAKALTKIFTSLDGKMGGCGIRVPVPDGSLTDITFNVKQPVTIQEINNAFKLASQTNLKGILEYTDDPIVSVDVIGNKNSCIFDSQLTSVIDKMVKVVGWYDNEIGYSSRIIDLILLLNNNKNFHQT, encoded by the coding sequence TTGAAAACAAGAATCGCGATTAATGGATTTGGAAGAATTGGGCGAAATTTATTCCGCTTGCTTTTAAACCATCCCACTATAGAAGTAGTTGCCATAAATGACATTGCAGATAAAAAAACAATGGCTCATTTAGTAAAATACGATAGCATTCATGGTGTTTTACCCGTTGCAGTAAGCCATGATGAAAAAGGAATTGTGGTTGATGGAAAACACTTTTTATTTTTCCACGAAAAAAGCATCCCAAATCTTGATTGGAAAAGCATTAACATTGATTTTGTTGTAGAGTCTACCGGTAAATACAAAACTTTTGAGGAGATAAATGCTCATATTTTAGCAGGCGCCAAAAGAGTAATTCTTTCAGCCCCATCAGAAGTGGACAATATAAAAACTGTAGTCTTAGGGGTTAATGAATCCATTCTTGACGGAACAGAAACCATTATTTCCAATGCCAGTTGCACCACCAACAATGCGGCACCAATGATTAAAGTGATTGAAGAGCTTTGCGGAATTGAACAAGCCTACATTACTACTATTCACTCTTTCACTACCGATCAAAGTTTACATGATCAACCTCATAAAGATTTACGCAGGGCAAGAGGAGCAAGTCAATCCATTGTCCCAACAACAACTGGAGCAGCAAAAGCGTTAACTAAAATTTTCACATCTCTGGATGGCAAAATGGGCGGCTGCGGAATTCGAGTACCTGTTCCCGATGGTTCATTGACTGATATTACTTTTAATGTAAAACAACCGGTTACCATACAAGAGATAAACAACGCTTTTAAGTTGGCCTCACAAACCAATTTGAAAGGAATTCTAGAATATACAGATGACCCTATTGTATCAGTAGATGTAATTGGTAATAAAAATTCATGTATATTTGATTCACAACTTACATCCGTAATCGATAAAATGGTAAAAGTAGTTGGTTGGTATGATAATGAAATTGGGTATTCCTCCAGAATCATTGATTTGATTTTATTGTTAAATAATAATAAAAATTTCCATCAAACATGA